The DNA sequence TCGCGCTCGGGGAGATGGTCGGGGACACGCGGCTCCTTGACCGCCACATCGCGGTCCACGACCTGGTCGTGCGCCCGCCAGACGGTGCCCATGCCGCCGTGGCCGAGCCGGGAGACCAGCCGATAGCGGCCGCCGATGAGCCGCCCGCTGTCCGGGTCCTGCGCCCCAGCGGCGGGCGGCTGGGCGGCGGGCGGCTGGGCTCCCTGGTGCGCACCGGCGAACTGCGTCGGCTCGTACGCGTGCTGCCCCGGCCGCGCCGTCCCGGGCGCCTGGCCCGGCTGCTGGAACGCCTCGGGTGGCGGCTGGGGCGCCGGCACCGGGGCGGCCGGCGCATGCGGCGGCCGCAGGCTGTAGCTGGTGGGCTCGTTCGCCCGTCCCCCGTCGTTCGTCATGGGCTCATCATTACCCACGAGGCGGGACCGCCCGCCACCCACCAGGAGGCCACCGCGGGCGCTCGTGACAAAGCCGTTGCGACGCCGCTCAGTTCGCCGCGCCGACACCCTTGAACGTGGCGACAGCGGTGTCGAAATGCCGCTTGCCCACGGACTTTTCGTTCACCGGCGCGGAAAGCCAGACGTCATACATTTTGCCGCCCTCGTTCCAGCTGAGGTCGTAGGTCTGGCGGGAGCCCCCGTCGTCGGCCGAACCGTTCCAGATGAACGCCCAGAGGGCGGCGGGACGGCCGTTGTGCTCCGTTTCGATGACCTGGCCACTGCGGTAGCCCGGATAGTTCTGCGGCCCCTTGGCGTCCGCCTCCTGGCTCAGCCCGAGCGGGCCCTCGGGGCTCTGCTCCTGGACGTGGACCCCGATCCGGAACTCCATACCGGGCGAGTTGTAGTAGACCCGGGGCGGCTTGTACTCGCGGTCGAACCCCTCGGGCACCGAGAGCGAGAACCCGAGCGGGTCCTTGACCTGCTCATAGCCCTCGGTGGAATAGCCCTCGGAGGCCCCGGCGGACGGGCTCGCCGGGGGATCGGCGGACTTCGAGGCGGTCTGCGACGGCCGCCCGGAGGCACTCGGGCCGCGCGAGCCGTCGGAGGAGTCCGAACGTCCCTTGTCGTCGGGCGCGTCCGCCTGGTCGCTCGTCCCCGCACCGCTGTCCCCGTCCCTCAGCAGCGCCACGCCACCCACGCCCGCCCCCGCCAGCGCGACCACCGCGACGGCCACCATCAGGACGGTGCTGCCCCGGCGGGCACGCCGGGAACGGGACGGCCGGGCGGCGGCGGAGGCGGCGGCCGGGGCGGCGGCCTGAACGGGAGCGGGCGCGGGGGCAGGAGCGGGAGGCGGCACGGGTACGGACCCGGAGGCCGGGCGGGCGTCGTTGGTGACCGGCACACCGGGCTGGGTCGGGGTGTACTCCAGCGGGATCTCCGGGGTGTCCCCCACCTCCTGGAACATCCTCAGCATCCGCTCGACCTCGTCGGCGCTCAGCCGCTGCTCCGGATCGCGCTGCAACAACCCCTCGATGAGCGGCTTCAGCGCCCCGGCGGCCTCGGGTACGGCGATCTCCTCGAAGACGACGGCGTGCAGCACCGCGGCCAGGGATTCGCGGTGGAACGGGGACTCGCCGCCCAGCAGTGTGCAGAGCAGCACCCCTAGCGACCACAGGTCCGACTCCGGACCCGTGCGGCGCCCCGACATCCGCTCCGGCGCGGTGTATTCGGGCGAGCCCACGAACGAGCCGGTCTCGGTGATCGTGGTGGACCCGGTGACCTGCGCGATGCCGAAGTCCGTCAGCACCACCCGCCCGGTGCCCGACTCCACCAGCACATTGGCGGGTTTGATGTCCCGGTGCAGCACCCCGCGTGCGTGCGCCGCGCGCAACGCGCCCAGCAGCGCGGTCGCGATCCGAGCCGCCTCCCGCGCCTCGACGGGCCCGTCGGTGCCCAGCCGGTCGGCGAGCGAGCACCCGTCGACCAACTCCATGACGATCCAGGCGCAGTCGTCCTCCTCGATCACATCGTGGAGGACGATCACGTTCGGATGTTTGATCTGTGCGACGGTCCGGGCCTCGCGCAGGGTGCGCTCGCCGCGCAATCGCGAGTCCAGGCCCGCGAGCCCCTCGTCCACATGGAGTTCCTTGACCGCGACAGCACGGCCCAGGAGTTCGTCGACGGCCCGCCAGACCGTGCCCATTCCGCCGCGTCCGAGCCGTGTGACCAGCCGGTAGCGGTTGGCGATCAGATGGCCCTCTCCCCCGGTACCCATGGCCTCATCTTGCCTCACCCCGCCGAAGCCCTCGAACACCGGACCGCCGGCCCGCCCCCACGGGCGATTGAGCGTGCGCGCGGCGTACGGAAATGTAAGGCATGCCGATGTCAAGGGGCGGACCGCGGCCGCCCCTATCGTCCAGCCACACGGTATGGGTACGCACGGAGCGCCTCCCGGCGGTAACCGAGGCAGGCCGAAGAGTGCGACAGAGTCTCCGGCGCTTGGTTCTACCGGCGAGTGAGCCGAAGGGGCGCGTCGCTGTCGAAAGGGAGAGCGCGCGCAGGCCCCTGAGGAACGAAGGGGCCGAGCACGGTCGACCGTCGACAGGGGGCACCTCCCAGCGGTAGCTGGGGGAGGCACAAGCGCCCCGGAGGCGAACCGAGCCCCAAAAAAAGGGGGGGTGGGCCGCCCCGCGGCGGGGGTCCACGGGGCGGCCAGTCAAAGGGGCGCGTCAGACGGTGCGCCCGTCGGTGGTCGGGTCAGCCGGTGACCTTCCACGTGCGGGAGCCGCTCAGCAGCTTGCGCAGTGCGGGGTCCCGCACCGCGTCCGTGTCGTCCGTCGCCTTGGCGGTGACGGTGTGGCTCGCGCCGTCGGCCGGGACGCCCAGGGTGGCCGGGGTGACGCTCGCCTTACCGTTCGCGGCGGTGACCCGCGTCCCGTCCACGTACCAGGTGAGCGAGGCGCTCTGCGGGACGTCCACCTCGATACCGGCCGACCGTTTGAGGGCCGTGGCGGTGGCGTTACGGCTGCTGAGCACACTCGCGTGGCGGTAGAAGCCCGCGATCATCGCCTCGCGGCCGGGGAGGCTGAACTCCCGGCCCAGGGTGCGCATGATCGAGTTGTCGGTGGGGCGGTTGATGCCCTTGGGGTAGTAGCGGCCGCCCTCGTAGACGCCGACCGTGCCGCCGTCGGGTGAGGTCTGGCCGATCCAGCGGTACCACTTCTTCTGCTGGGCGGTCAGCTGCGCCGCGGTCAGCGTGGTGGCGTTGGCCTCGCTCGGCTCGGCGCCGGTGTAGGTGCCGTAGTCCGCGTAGAAGTACTCGTCGGCGAGCTTGCCGAGCGAGTGGCCGGTCTCGTGGACCGCGATCTGGTCGGAGTCGGCGTGGTCGGAGGAGGCGGTGGCGATGCCGTCGTAGCCGACCTTCGAGGTGAGGGTGTAGCCCGCACCGCCGTATTTGGTGGAGTTGGACAGGACGACCACCAGATCGGCCTGCGGCGCCTTGGCCGCGTACGACTCGACCTTGGCGGTGTCGACGCACAGCAGCCGCTCGATGCCGTCGCACCAGAAGTACGAGCCCAGGGCGGTGTCCTTGACGACGTCCTTGGCCGGGTCGCCGGAGACGCCGGACTGGTTGGAGACGGCGTCCACGGTCCAGACGTTGAACAGGTCCTGGTACGAGGCGTACGGCTGCACGGCCGACATCTGCGCCCACTTGGAGCGCGCGTCGGTGTGGAAGTCCTCCTGCTGGCTCGCGGTGTAGCCGTCGCCGATGAAGACGACGTCGAGCTTGTCGGCCGTCGTCCCGTTGCTGATGAGCGAGGAGACGTCGCCGTCGGCGGCGGCCTCGGCGGCGGACAGCGGGCGGGCGGCGCTGGTCAGCCGCTCGGGGGCGGCCGCCGGGATCTCGGTGTGGCGGGGGTGGCCACCCGGTCCGGTGAAGTACTCCACGTCCAGGGTGCGCTGGTCGGCGGAGGGGCCGGCCGGTCCGCCGGGGTGTGATGATCCCGGCGAGGCCGCGGCCGGTGCGGTCATGGCGACGGCCGCCGCCAAGGCGATGCCTCCGGCGACGGCCGCGGTGCGCAGGGAGATGCGGTTGCGTATGCGTCTGCGCACAGTGACTCCCCAAGTCTGCGTCATAAGCGGCCAGTTAAACAGGGTTAATGCGCCGCTCAACCTAAGGGGTCCGGAGGGTTGGGGCAATGGGTATTAGGGAAGTCGCTAGGAATTCGAACACAGCACAACCGTCTGGGCTGTCACGGGCTCGGCCCCGTCCGTCACGCGCCGTCACGCGCCAGCTCCAGCAGCCGGTCCAGCACCCGGCGGCCTCCGGCCCGTATCCCGTCGTGTTCGAACTCGTCCGTCACCCAGGTGCGCAGGCCTCCGATCGCCCGTGCGGTGGCCAGGGAGTGCGCGGTGTCCACGTACAGGTCGTCGTGGTAGATCACGGCGGCCACCGGCACGGTGTTACGGGCCAGCCGCTCGGTGTCGTACAGCGGGCCCCAGCCGGTGCGCGCGGCGAGCAGCTCGGCGGTGTGGCGCAGCGGGCGCAGCGCCGCGTGGGTGTCCAGCATCCAGGGGTGCACGGTCTCGCCCGTGAGGAGCACCGGACGGCCCTCCGCGACCGCCTGCCCGGCGTCGAAGGCGGGGAACTCGGCGCGGACCCGCTCCGCGGCCCAGTCGGTGGCCCGGCCGTCCTGGGCGTAGATGGACTCCAGCAGCAGGGCGAACAGCGGGCTGGCGGCGCGCGAGAGCACCGCCGCCACCTGCTCGCGGAAGGCGTCGCCCAGCCGCGGCCCGTCGGCGGTGGGCACGAACGCGTCCTCCAGGAGGTGGTGCAGCCGGTGCGATCCGTCGCCGGTGCCGAGCAGGAAGCCGAGCTGCTGGAGGGCGGGGACGGTGAGCCGGGTCCCGTCCGTCAGCACCTCCTCGTGGTCGGTCAGATGACGTACGAGGGCACGGACCACGCCCGCGTCCTGCGGGTAGCGGGCGTAGTGGGCGTGGGTCTTGCGGGCCATCCGCGGATAGGCGGTCCGGTAGACGGCGGCCACGTCGATGCCGGGGTCGATCGCGGGAAGCCCACCGGCGATCAGCACCGAGTCGAGCCCCTCGGGCGCGTGGGACAGATAGCTCACGGCGCAGAAGCCGCCGAAACTCTGGCCCAGCACGGTCCACGGACGGTCCCCGATGAGCTGCCGCCGGATCAGCTCGCAGTCGCGGACGATCGCGTCGGCGCGGAAGTGGGAGAGGTACTCGGCCTGTTCGGCCGGTCCGCCGCGCAGCGGCAGGGTCTGGCGGTTGGCCGGGGTGGAGCGGCCGGTGCCGCGCTGGTCGAGCAGGAGCACACGGTATTCGTCGAGCGCGCGGTCCAGCCAGCCGGAGCGGCCCACCGGGCGGTCCGCGGCGCAACCGGGCCCGCCCTGGAGGTAGAGCAGCCAGGGGAGCCGGTCACGCTGGGCGGCGGTTTTCCCGGCGGCGACGACCTCTCGTGCGTAAAGCCGGATCAGCTCCCCCTCGGGAGCCTTATGGTCGAGCGGTACGTCGAAGTGATAGTCGGTGAGGAGCAGTTCCGGCTGACGGACGGTCGTCGCGGCGCCCGGTCCGGCCGGTGCCGCTGTGCTTGCCTGCTGCATCCTTCAATCCTCACGTTAAATGGATTTAGCTCGGCGATTAAGTTACCGCCGGGAGAAGAGGGCACGGTGGCCGACAAAAGCGCCGGTGACGGACGGACGGCGGAAGCGGTGACGGCGACGGGATCGGCGACGGGGACGAGATCGGTGTCGGGGACGGCGACGGGGACGGGGTCCACCGCCGAGATAGGGCGCCGGGTGCTCAAGCTGCGCACCGAACGCGGCTTCACCCAGCGCATGCTGGCCGAACCCGCGTACACCGCCGCCTACGTCTCCACCCTGGAAGCCGGTAAGGTGCGCCCCTCCGAGGCCGCACTGCGCCATCTCGCCGAACGGCTCGGCGTCAGCTACGACGAGCTCGCCACCGGCCGCTCACCGCAGGACGCCACCCGGCTGCGGGCCGCCCTCACCGACGCCCGGCGGGCGCTGGCGACCGGCGCCGCCGAGGACGCCGCCGGGCTCTTCGAGGACGTACGCGCCGAGGCGGAACGGCTCGGGTTCGCCGAGGAGCGGGCGTCGGCCCTGCTGGGACTCGGCGACTGCGCGCTGGAAACCGGCGAACTGACGCTCGCCCGCGGCCACTTCGAGGCCGTCGAGCGGCTGCTGGCCGACGAACCGCTGCCCCGCCGGGTCCCGGCGATCCGCGGCCGGGCCGTGGCCCATCTCCTCGCGGGCGAGCTGCGCTACTCCTGCTATCTGCTGGAGAGCGCCATCGACGAGCTCAACGCCTCGGGGCTGCACGACCCGTACGCGCTGCTGCTGCTCTATACGGCCGCCATCGCGCCCTATATGGACATGGGCGCGCACGCCCGTGCCGTACGCGCCGCCGAGTTGGCGCTCGCGCTGGCCCCGAGCGTGGACGACCCGGGCCTCATCGCCCGGATGCACCGCGGAGTGGCCCGCACCCTGATCGCCGAGGGCCGGACCGCCGAGGCCGACGCCTCCCTGGCCAAGGCGCAGGAGCTGTACGAGCAGCTGCGCATCCACACCGACCTGGCGCACTGCCACTGGATGCGCGGCTATGTGCACGCCCAGGACGGCAATCTGGAGCGCGCCGAACGCGAACTGCGCACCGCCCGGGACATGCTGGCCTCCAAGCGGGCCGCGCTGTTCACCGGACAGGTCGAGGTGGAACTGGCGGACGTACTGCGCCGACGCGGCCGTGCGGCGGAGGCGGAGGCCCTGCTGCTGCCCCTGCTGACGCGCTCGTCCGTCACCGGGCCCACCACGGACGCGGCGGACGAGGTGAACGAGTCGGACCAGGCGGACGAGCCGGACGAGCCGGATGAGCCGGACGAGGCCGGGCTGACCGCGGACCGGGGCGCGGTCCACGCGGGCGGCGCGCACCGGCTGCTGGGTCTGATCGCGGACGAACGGGGTGACGTCGAGGCCGCGGAGGAGCACTACTGCGCGGCGCTGTCGCTGCTGGAACGCACCGGCGCGGCCGGTGACCTGGCCGACCTGTGCCGGCTGCTGGGCGATCTGCTGCGCCGCGAGGGCCGTCTGGAGGCCGCGATGGACGCCTACCGCACCGGCCTCGGCCACCGCGCCGCCCCCGGCACCACCACGCTGGGCCCGGCGCCCGCCGAACCGCCCATGTGAGACGACGGCATGTGCGGTGAGCCCATGTGAGGCGACGGCATATGCGGTGAGCCCATGTGAGGCGACGGCGGCCAGTCGGACGGGGGCCGATCGGCGCGCCCGGGTCACGGCGCCTGGGTCACCGTGACGTGGTGCGCCTCCGGCGCGCCTGGTCGGGGCGCACCGCGACGGGCGGTCGAGGAAAGAGGTCAGGCCGTCGCGTGTGGGGGTCGCGGCGGCCTGACCGCTGCAACGCCCCGCTGCCGGATCCGCTGACCGCGCATCGGGAGCTCTCCGGCGCGACCACGGGGCTGGGGTCTCGGGACGACCCCACGGGGTGATGCGGCTTGAGATCCACTCTGCCTGGTGGGAGCCGCTGGGGAAATCCCCCGTTGGTCTTTCGTCACCCCCGCCGACCGGCGGGGGTGTTCCCTCCCACTGACGGAGCCAAGCACTCCATTTTCAGCGGCTGATGGGGCAGGCTGTCCGGGCAATGAGCATGACAGCTGAGAAGAGGGAGCGGTCGGTGATCCGTGTTGCTGTTGTGGATGACGAGGCCCTCGTACGGTCCGGTCTGCGGCTGATCCTGGGCACGGCCCCCGACATCGAGGTGGTCGCCGAATGCTCCGGGGGCACCGCCGTGGACACGGTGCTCGGCAGCCAGGCCGATGTCGTCCTCCTCGACATCCGGATGCCGGACGCCGACGGACTCAGCGTGCTCAGACAACTGCGGGCCGCGCCCCGCTCCCCCGCCGTGGCGATGCTGACCACCTTCGACGTCCAGGAGTACCTCGCGGCCGCGCTGCGCGCCGGGGCCGCGGGCTTCCTCCTCAAGGACACCGATCCGGAACAGCTCGTGCGGGCCGTACGCACGCTCGCGGAGGGCGGCAGCGTCCTCGACCCGGCCGTCACCCGCGCCGTGATCGGCGGTTATCTCGCCGCCGAGGCGGAGGCGACGGCCGCCGAGGCCGTCGAGGCGCTCACCCCGCGTGAACGCGAGGTGCTGGCGCTGCTGGGCGAAGGGCTGGCCAATCCGCAGATCGCCGAGCGGATGGGGCTGGCGCCCAGCACCGTCAAGGACCATGTGCGGGCGGTGCTCGGCAAACTGGGCGGCCTCAACCGCGTCCAGGCGGCGATCGTCGCCGACCGCGCCGGGCTCGTCACCAGCCGGCCCCCGATAGGCGGCCCCCGATGACCGTCTCCCCGCTGCCCCCGCCGCGACGTACGTCCCCGGACGCGCCGGGCACCGCCCCGGCCTCGTCGCTCGAACGCCCCTCGGCGCCCGAACCTCCCTCGGCACTGGAACAGCCCTCGGCGCCGCTGCCCGCCCGGAGCGCCCGGCGGCGGCTGCCGCGCTGGGCCATGCGCTGGGGGTCACTGATCGTCCCCCTGCTCCTCGCGGTGGCCGACGCGCTGCTCGTCAACGGCGTCACCTTCGGACTGGAGCTGAACGTCTCGCTGGTGGCGGCGGCCGCGCTGCTGGTGCGCCGGCGGCTGCCCGTCCTGGTCTTCCTGGTCACGCTGCCGGGCATCCTCATCGGCTATGTCTGGTTCGCGCCGATGATCGCCCTCTACACGGTCGCCCAACGCCGCCCCGACCGCAGGCTGCTGGCGATCTGCGCACTGCTGCTGGCCGCCGCGCACTTCGTCCCCTGGCCGGTCTCCGACTTCGAGCCGACCGCGTACCGGGAGAACACCCTCACCCTGATCGACGCGTGCGTCACCTCGGTGGGACCCATCGCGCTGGGCCTCCTGGTCCGTACGCGGAGTGAACTCGCCGCCCGCATCGAGGATCTGACCCGCAGCCGCCGCCACGCGGACGAGCTGATCGCCGAGCAGGTGCTGTCCACCGAACGCGCCCGGCTCGCTCGCGAGATGCACGACGTGGTCGCCCATCAGGTCAGCCTCATCAGCCTCCAGGCCGGGGCGGTGCAGATCAGCGCGGAGGACGCGAAGGCGCGGGAGGGCGCACGGACGATCCGCGAGCTGTCCGTGCGGACCCTGGACGAACTCCGCCATATGGTCGGCATCCTGCGCGCGGCGGGCGGCGACCACGAGGAGCTGACCCCCCAGCCCCGGCTGGCCGACCTGCCCCGCATGATCGAACTCAGCGCGCTGGACGTCGACTACGAGACGGACGACGCGGTGCGGCGGTCGGGCCATCCGGAGGCGGTGGAACGGGCCGCCTTCCGCATCGTCCAGGAGGCGCTGACCAACGTCCGCAAGCACGCGCCGGGGGCGCGCGTGACGGTCCGGGTGAGCGAACCGGAGACCGAGAATCCGGAAACGGCGGAAGCCCCGGGAGGGCGCCAGGAAACGGCTCACGAGGCGACGGACAAGACGACCGACGAGACGACGGACAAGCCCACTGACGAGACCACTGACGAGGCTGAGGAGCCACGGGGGCTGCGGGTCGAGGTGCGCAACGGCCCGCCCGACGCCTCCGCCGTGGCCCCGGGACTGCCGGGCGGCGGACACGGTCTGGTCGGGCTGCGGGAGCGCGCCCAGTTGCTGGGGGGCACGCTGGAGGCGGGGCCCACGGAGGAGGGCGGCTTCGTCGTACGAGCCGACTTCCCCGGGACCCCGCGCGTCACGGGGCCGGTGTGAGCGGGCCGGGACCCTTCCGGCGGCGCCGGGCAGCGCGGCGCCGCCCGGCCCCGCCCGCCCCAAGCCCGCCGGCAGACTCCTGGGCGGCACGCCCCCGGACAACACGCCCCTGGCCGACATGTCCCCGAACGGCACGCCCCCAGGCAGCACACCCCTGGACGGCAGACCCCAGAACGGCACGTCCCAGCACGGCACGCCCCCGGACAACACGTCCCCAGGGCGGCATGTCCCCGAACGGCACCTCCCCAGACAGCACGCCCCTGGACGACAGACCCCAGAGCGGCACATCCCTGAGCGGCACGCCCCTGGACGGCAGGCCCCCAGGCCGCCTGGGCAGCAGGTCAGGCCGACAGCGAGTCGACCGCGTCCTCGTCGTCCCCGCCCGGCTCCGTGGCCGCGCCCAGGTCGGGGTAGACGTCGAACAGCCGGCGCACCCCCAGGGCCGCCAGCACCCGGTGGACGTGCGAACCGTGCGCGGCGCCCTGGGGCGGCAGGATCAGCCGCAGCCGACCCGAGCACGACCGCATCAGCCGACGCGCCGCGATCAGCACGCCGACCCCGCTGGAGTCGCAGAAGCGGACCTCCGACAGGTCCAGTACCAGCCAGTGGCGGCCCTCGGCGACCGCGTCGTGGACGTGCTGCCGGACTGCGGGCGAGGTCACCAGGTCCATCTCCCCCGAGACCTGGAGAACGACCCACTCCCCCCGCCGGTCCTCCATCACCTTCAACGTCACGCGCCCGAAGCCCTTCGCTCGCCGCTAACCGGAATTTGCTGTTCCCGGGCGGCTGCCCGCCCGTCCGCGCATGAAACTCCCCCAGGCATACGCCTTGAGGGACGACCCTATGCCGCGCCGAAGCGTTTCGTCTTCCCGATCCTGCGCAAAGTGAGCGGCTCAATACCATGCGCAGCCTGGTCCGCGCGCACTTTGCCTGATGGACGCGTGTTATGACAGCCACCGGCACTACATTCGATATGAACGTGGGCATAGTGCCTGGAGAACCGGTCGAACGACTCCGGAATGGGGGCCGCATGACGAATGACGCACCGCCCCGCTGGGACCGCAGGATGCAGCAGCGCCTGGCACGCGGCGAAGCGGCCGCCCTGGCCGAGTTATACGACCGATTCGCGTCACTTGTTCATAATCTGGCGTATCGGGTGCTGGAGGACGAGACGGCGGCCGACCGCGTCACCCGTGAAGTCTTCGGCTACGTCTGGGAGAACCCGGACGCCTACGACCCCCAGCAGGGCTCGTTGCGCTCCTGGGTCGCCATGCTCACCCACAGCCAGGCGGTACACCGGCTGCGCACGTCGCACAGCGCCTCGGCCGACGGGGGCACGCTCACGGCCGAGGCCATGGAGGAGCGGATCCGCGAGGCGTCCGTGGCCGCCCGCGCCGACTACATCGTCACCTCGATGCCCGCCCCGCTGCGCGCCGCCCTGGAGCTCGCCTACTTCGACCGCCGCGACTACCGCCAGGCCGCGGCCGCCCTCGGGGTGACCGAGGACGAGGCCAGGCGCCGCCTCCGGCTGGGCCTCCAGCTGCTGTCCACGGCCCACGCCCAGCCGCCCCACGCGGTCTCGCCCCCCGGCTACGGACGGGCGCTGTGACCGGGCGCGGCGGGCCGGACCCGTACGACGACGCCTTCGGCGACAGCTCCGGCCCCGGAGACGGGAGAGACGGGAGAGACGGGCCCGGACGGGGCAGCGAGCCGGATCTGCCGGCCCACCCCGCCGGGCCACCACGCATACCGCAGCCGCGGCCGGCCGCCGAGGACAGCGGCCGCTGGCCGGGCGCGCTGGACGGCGGAATCCCGACCCCGCGCCCGCCCACGGCGGACCAGGCGCCGGCGGAACGGCCACCGGAGCCGGAACCCGCACCAGAACCGGAACCGGAACCAACGACGGAATCGCGACCCGGGCCAGAACCGGGATCAGCGACGGAACCGCAGCCACCCACTTCCGCGCCCCTGCCACCGTCCACCCCACCGTCCGCCGCACCGGCCGTCCCCCTGGCCGCGCCCACGCCCTCGGCGGCCCATCCGCTCCCGCACCATCTGCTCCGGTCGCTGCTCGGGGCCTGGGCGCTGACCGCGTGCTCGCAGGAGGAGACCGCCGCCGTCGAGGCGCACCTCAACCACTGCCCCTCCTGCGCCGAGGAGGCACTGCGGCTGCGCGACGCGGTCGGACTGCTGCACACCGAGCACAGCCTGGACCTCAACCCGATGCTCCGCTCCCGAGTGCTCGCGGGCTGTCTGGGCCGCCGCCCGGCCCGGATACCCGTGCCCGACTGGGCCGGTGCGTACGACGCGGAGGCCGCCCGGCTGGACGCGCTGCTGATCGACATGGGCGAGGCGGAGTGGCGCGCGCCGGTGCGGCTCAAGTGGTTCGACGGGCGGCGGCTCACCGGCCGGGACACCACCGTCGCCGGGGTGATCGGCCATCTGATGGCCGTGGACGGCATCATCGCCGCCTCCCTCGGCCTGCCCGACCCGCTGGGCGCCGACGCCCCCGGCTCGCCCGTGGCGCGTACGGAGGCGTACTGGCACCACGAGCCGGGCGCCGCGTACGGCTCCGGCCCGCCGGGTGCGGTCCGGGAGGTGTGGCGCGAGCAGGGCCACGCCCTGGTCCGTACGGTGTCCTTCGCCGGGCGCGGGGTCGCGGATCTCGATGTGCCGTACGGGGAGTTCGCACTGCCGGTCCGCGATGCGTTCCTGGACCGGGCCTTCGCGTGCTGGGTGCACGCCGGGGACATCGCCGAGGCCATCGACTACCCCTATGAACCGCCGGCCTCCGGCCACCTCAAAGCCATGATCGACCTGTGTGCGCGGCGGCTTCCGGGCACGCTGGCCGAGCGGCGCCGGGCCGGGCTCGCGGCCCCGCCGCGGCGGCTGGTCGAGGCCGGCACCCCGGGCCGTACGCTCCATCTCCAGGTCGAGGGCACGGGCGGCGGCGACTGGTACATCGCGCTGGACTCCCCGGCGGCGACGGCCGCACCGGAGGAGGCGGTGGCCACGATCGCGCTGGACCAGGAGGCGTTCTACCTGCTGGCGTCCGGGCATGTGCCGCCGCAGGACGCGGCGGCGGGCCTGTCCGGGGAC is a window from the Streptomyces luomodiensis genome containing:
- a CDS encoding serine/threonine-protein kinase, giving the protein MGTGGEGHLIANRYRLVTRLGRGGMGTVWRAVDELLGRAVAVKELHVDEGLAGLDSRLRGERTLREARTVAQIKHPNVIVLHDVIEEDDCAWIVMELVDGCSLADRLGTDGPVEAREAARIATALLGALRAAHARGVLHRDIKPANVLVESGTGRVVLTDFGIAQVTGSTTITETGSFVGSPEYTAPERMSGRRTGPESDLWSLGVLLCTLLGGESPFHRESLAAVLHAVVFEEIAVPEAAGALKPLIEGLLQRDPEQRLSADEVERMLRMFQEVGDTPEIPLEYTPTQPGVPVTNDARPASGSVPVPPPAPAPAPAPVQAAAPAAASAAARPSRSRRARRGSTVLMVAVAVVALAGAGVGGVALLRDGDSGAGTSDQADAPDDKGRSDSSDGSRGPSASGRPSQTASKSADPPASPSAGASEGYSTEGYEQVKDPLGFSLSVPEGFDREYKPPRVYYNSPGMEFRIGVHVQEQSPEGPLGLSQEADAKGPQNYPGYRSGQVIETEHNGRPAALWAFIWNGSADDGGSRQTYDLSWNEGGKMYDVWLSAPVNEKSVGKRHFDTAVATFKGVGAAN
- a CDS encoding M64 family metallopeptidase, which translates into the protein MRRRIRNRISLRTAAVAGGIALAAAVAMTAPAAASPGSSHPGGPAGPSADQRTLDVEYFTGPGGHPRHTEIPAAAPERLTSAARPLSAAEAAADGDVSSLISNGTTADKLDVVFIGDGYTASQQEDFHTDARSKWAQMSAVQPYASYQDLFNVWTVDAVSNQSGVSGDPAKDVVKDTALGSYFWCDGIERLLCVDTAKVESYAAKAPQADLVVVLSNSTKYGGAGYTLTSKVGYDGIATASSDHADSDQIAVHETGHSLGKLADEYFYADYGTYTGAEPSEANATTLTAAQLTAQQKKWYRWIGQTSPDGGTVGVYEGGRYYPKGINRPTDNSIMRTLGREFSLPGREAMIAGFYRHASVLSSRNATATALKRSAGIEVDVPQSASLTWYVDGTRVTAANGKASVTPATLGVPADGASHTVTAKATDDTDAVRDPALRKLLSGSRTWKVTG
- a CDS encoding alpha/beta fold hydrolase is translated as MQQASTAAPAGPGAATTVRQPELLLTDYHFDVPLDHKAPEGELIRLYAREVVAAGKTAAQRDRLPWLLYLQGGPGCAADRPVGRSGWLDRALDEYRVLLLDQRGTGRSTPANRQTLPLRGGPAEQAEYLSHFRADAIVRDCELIRRQLIGDRPWTVLGQSFGGFCAVSYLSHAPEGLDSVLIAGGLPAIDPGIDVAAVYRTAYPRMARKTHAHYARYPQDAGVVRALVRHLTDHEEVLTDGTRLTVPALQQLGFLLGTGDGSHRLHHLLEDAFVPTADGPRLGDAFREQVAAVLSRAASPLFALLLESIYAQDGRATDWAAERVRAEFPAFDAGQAVAEGRPVLLTGETVHPWMLDTHAALRPLRHTAELLAARTGWGPLYDTERLARNTVPVAAVIYHDDLYVDTAHSLATARAIGGLRTWVTDEFEHDGIRAGGRRVLDRLLELARDGA
- a CDS encoding helix-turn-helix transcriptional regulator — its product is MSGTATGTGSTAEIGRRVLKLRTERGFTQRMLAEPAYTAAYVSTLEAGKVRPSEAALRHLAERLGVSYDELATGRSPQDATRLRAALTDARRALATGAAEDAAGLFEDVRAEAERLGFAEERASALLGLGDCALETGELTLARGHFEAVERLLADEPLPRRVPAIRGRAVAHLLAGELRYSCYLLESAIDELNASGLHDPYALLLLYTAAIAPYMDMGAHARAVRAAELALALAPSVDDPGLIARMHRGVARTLIAEGRTAEADASLAKAQELYEQLRIHTDLAHCHWMRGYVHAQDGNLERAERELRTARDMLASKRAALFTGQVEVELADVLRRRGRAAEAEALLLPLLTRSSVTGPTTDAADEVNESDQADEPDEPDEPDEAGLTADRGAVHAGGAHRLLGLIADERGDVEAAEEHYCAALSLLERTGAAGDLADLCRLLGDLLRREGRLEAAMDAYRTGLGHRAAPGTTTLGPAPAEPPM
- a CDS encoding response regulator — translated: MIRVAVVDDEALVRSGLRLILGTAPDIEVVAECSGGTAVDTVLGSQADVVLLDIRMPDADGLSVLRQLRAAPRSPAVAMLTTFDVQEYLAAALRAGAAGFLLKDTDPEQLVRAVRTLAEGGSVLDPAVTRAVIGGYLAAEAEATAAEAVEALTPREREVLALLGEGLANPQIAERMGLAPSTVKDHVRAVLGKLGGLNRVQAAIVADRAGLVTSRPPIGGPR
- a CDS encoding sensor histidine kinase, giving the protein MRWGSLIVPLLLAVADALLVNGVTFGLELNVSLVAAAALLVRRRLPVLVFLVTLPGILIGYVWFAPMIALYTVAQRRPDRRLLAICALLLAAAHFVPWPVSDFEPTAYRENTLTLIDACVTSVGPIALGLLVRTRSELAARIEDLTRSRRHADELIAEQVLSTERARLAREMHDVVAHQVSLISLQAGAVQISAEDAKAREGARTIRELSVRTLDELRHMVGILRAAGGDHEELTPQPRLADLPRMIELSALDVDYETDDAVRRSGHPEAVERAAFRIVQEALTNVRKHAPGARVTVRVSEPETENPETAEAPGGRQETAHEATDKTTDETTDKPTDETTDEAEEPRGLRVEVRNGPPDASAVAPGLPGGGHGLVGLRERAQLLGGTLEAGPTEEGGFVVRADFPGTPRVTGPV
- a CDS encoding STAS domain-containing protein, whose amino-acid sequence is MEDRRGEWVVLQVSGEMDLVTSPAVRQHVHDAVAEGRHWLVLDLSEVRFCDSSGVGVLIAARRLMRSCSGRLRLILPPQGAAHGSHVHRVLAALGVRRLFDVYPDLGAATEPGGDDEDAVDSLSA